One genomic segment of Cydia splendana chromosome 5, ilCydSple1.2, whole genome shotgun sequence includes these proteins:
- the LOC134790638 gene encoding neural retina-specific leucine zipper protein-like, with product MVEHALVDCSQASAMQTLPPQPHREPDDEHLADEYVQNFELDHLEDHQLVKREPLRTGWHELVETPPACARACRPWPDAGPYPQPHVAIAVDPSTPPETPPAPVGRSPCRAALVDDVLWLPHMREPLDMRTVPCGSFEEWDRREWREDHHMQQVALRPASSCSAMSPRASQHTSYQPSSCGDDLLSDDMLMSLSVRELNKRLHGYPREDVTRLKQKRRTLKNRGYAQNCRSKRLQQRQELELTNRSLQDELHVLQLQVARVTHERDVLKQRLAMVGREHAVPHHAPPTPHSSPEFFSEL from the coding sequence ATGGTGGAGCACGCGCTCGTCGACTGCTCTCAGGCGAGCGCCATGCAGACCTTACCGCCGCAACCGCACCGCGAGCCCGATGACGAGCACCTCGCCGACGAATATGTTCAGAACTTCGAGCTGGATCATCTCGAGGATCATCAGCTTGTGAAACGTGAACCCCTCCGCACCGGTTGGCACGAGCTGGTCGAGACGCCACCGGCATGTGCTCGCGCTTGCCGACCCTGGCCCGACGCGGGTCCTTACCCTCAGCCGCATGTGGCTATTGCCGTCGACCCCAGCACGCCGCCCGAAACCCCCCCGGCTCCCGTCGGGCGCAGCCCGTGCCGCGCCGCGCTCGTCGACGACGTGCTGTGGCTCCCACACATGCGGGAGCCGTTGGACATGCGTACAGTCCCGTGTGGCAGTTTCGAAGAATGGGATAGACGCGAGTGGCGCGAGGACCACCACATGCAACAGGTCGCACTGCGTCCGGCGAGCTCGTGCTCGGCGATGTCGCCGCGAGCCAGTCAGCACACATCTTATCAGCCCTCGTCTTGCGGCGACGATTTACTAAGTGACGACATGCTTATGAGTCTGAGTGTGCGGGAGCTAAACAAGAGGTTACACGGTTACCCGCGTGAAGATGTGACACGTTTGAAACAGAAACGGCGCACTCTGAAGAACCGCGGCTACGCGCAGAATTGCCGCAGCAAGAGGTTGCAGCAGCGGCAGGAGTTGGAGTTGACGAACAGGTCGCTGCAAGATGAGCTGCACGTGCTGCAACTGCAGGTGGCGCGCGTGACGCACGAGCGGGACGTGCTGAAGCAGCGGCTGGCGATGGTGGGGCGCGAGCACGCGGTGCCGCACCACGCGCCGCCCACGCCGCACTCCTCGCCCGAGTTCTTCTCGGAGCTGTGA